The nucleotide window aaatttagctgaaaaattacaaaataaatgtgaaatgtgagcCTATTTCAATGCTTAgggtatatatttgaatatacagagtaaaaaacgtaaaaaaatttagtgaaacgcAGAGAAATAACGTGttcttagtgcaaatttttgaacttttaaacgtaaatattttaaaaaatattagtaatttttatattatttttggatattcctcctctggaggagctcccctatccgtacataccccatttataccaCTCCATTTTTTTACcactccgccaaagtaatcggaatcgtgacCCGGTTTTAGACCCTGATTATCAGAGGCAAAGTTAAATGATCCGTACAACAGTTCCCTAGTTCGCGATTTCGTTTTTTCTTAACCCTCTGTAAATcaacccgctctaatgtacagTCGTAAAAAAACGGAAAGGAGTTTCCATTAAAGaacaattttgttataaaatatattaaactgtTAAATAGTCTACTCCTTATGTCTATATTGGGTcgacttatacttcattacattgtttctgcatatttattttttagtaattatttagttattagcttaaaataagcatcccctgtgttggatcggccagggttattttttttgaagcgcggccgaaggccgccaacgcaaaaaggagttttactcaaaaaaaaaaaaaaatccgacacaCCCCAACGCAAAAAGaacttttactcaaaaaaaaaacatgacacaccccggtgttggatcggccagggttatgcAGAAAGAAGctttgttgtattgcaaataatcattatgatccttttattaaattattagattaaacatacttataagccttacaacttttttttattacaaaggaaaatttatttcagatggtatttgttttctgcgtttgagtttttatatccattcttattcgtttgataaatgtgtaattatggcaacacttaatatctgtaaacacggaatacctttgctattgtgcatggaatgaaaattgtgtaaaatataaaatgcttattttaagctaataactaaataattactaaaaaataaatatgtagaaacaatgtaatgaagtataagtgcataatatgaaataaataattactagaaatcgagaaattgcaagataaaatttgcaaaattttcaactttaaatgcaaatatctcgaaaactataagtttgcagccgcaacaattatatattttcttaatcttgaGCATCAGCCCTATTCAACTAtatcacttttaaccctgaaatcgtgggatggtatactaaagtttcccccaaatatttcttttaaattacgtaatttattaaaataagcaTGCAATAATAAGTACCGGCATTTCCGACTGCAGCCAGTTCAGTGATGGTCATTTTGGCGACCTAACACTGTTTGGagtaagttaaaataaatatctacCGAACATCTTAATACGTGCTAGTATTTAGGCCAATCCAAGTCGGATATAATGAACAACAGAACTCCCACCACATTTCCCATTCTAATGGCCATAATCCATATTAACTTCCGCAAGGCTATCGCTGCTGCTACAGTTAGCTCCATTACATTTGGAAGAACTGCGTAAACTTTTAATTCCAGTTAAATCACTGCCCATTTCGACATAACTGGTATAAAGCTTATTTCGATGGAAATGCCTTCTCGGAACCGAAATCCAAGTATTAAGTATCCTTCACTCAAGGATAAGGCAAAATTACATATTACCCGTTGGTTACTCAAAACCTCAAAAGATTGCGCGCCACATACTTACTTCTACGATACCTtaaacatatgtgtataatCGGAAGAGTGATCCATCCCTGAAACCATGGAAGCCGTCCAACTAGGGGGTGTTGTTGTCCGACAACTCTCCTTTACGCAATTGTGAAAccacttgaggccttgctactcccAACTTTCAAACTCCATCTTAGGATAGCAGATCATCAACATGACTTCAGTAAATTGCACAGTGCCATCGTAATGTTATAAACGGCTAGATAACTAATAGTCTCAATCAAAACCTTTCTATCTTACTATTCTAATAACCGGTGATGGTTGTCATCAGCGAGATGTTAAGGGACACAATAAACTCCGCTCTAAGAAATTTCTACTGAGTTGTTATTTGATATTAAGTCAAAAAATCAGCTAATCAGCCAGACCACGAATACAACTTCAGGTAATCCCTCAAATCACAGTGGAATCATTAACACTTCCAATTCGAGTCCTCATTCAGAAGCAGGTTAAAATTCTGCCTATACATAATCGGTCTTGGTGTAAGATATTTCTGCGCCATGAAACCAACTCACCTAAACCCCCTTACCCATGATCCGACTACAtcgaaacagcgcgtttctGGACCTTCCGTTTGCTGACTTGGACGGCAATAAATGTGCACCTCAAATGTTATCTTCTGAACATTATTTTTCCTACAGCTTTTACAATTGCAAATGTGTAATTTTATCATTCTTAGgttgaatatacatacttttgtaTATAAACACGATGACGATGGTGTTGAACTTACAATTTTTTAGGagtcttatataatatataatatttcaagagCATCCTTAATTGCAAAGGTATTacgatattttcaaaacttaatgaaaaacaATTTACATCTAATTATTGAACCTAATACATTTATTGAACCGCAACCTAATGATGAAAAGTCGTACATCTGATTGTTGTTTGGCATGAAACATGATTTTAATTCTCAACCTTaaacatgttttaaatattttctaattgtttaggaagttatatacatatatttaaaataattgttatagTAAGAAACAGCAATTTTTGCACTAAACGTGACAATGTTATACAAGGAAACCCGTTTCCTAGGATTataaatcaacatttttttacaaaggCAACACCATTCAGTCCCATAATAATTTGACATAGTGTTAATACTACTTTTATAGTGAGAAGTcagaattaaacattttaaatcatCTACGTTTTTAGCGTGTTGAAATGGACTAAGCCCATAGCACATTTCATACAGTATGCATCCAAGAGACCAAACATCTGATTTAAATTCATATCGTTCTCCCTTCATAATTTCTGGTGCCATATAAAGAAATGTACCAATAAGACCTTTACCTTGTTTATTACTGGAATGTATGGTTGAAATACCAAAATCAGCGATCTTAAAATTATTACCATTGTCTACTAGGATATTTTCAGGCTTAAGATCTTTGTGAATTATGTGacgaatatgtaaatattcaagTCCCAGTAAGATTTCATATATAAacgatttaaatatttgttttgcaacAGCTGGGCGTCGGTTACAATTCGCATTAATTATATCACGTAATGTTCCTTTTGAGGCAAATTCCATTACTATATTTACAGTTCCTTCGAATACGAATGAGCGGATAAATCTAATAATGCTTGGATGTTTAAGTTGAGAAATGATATAAATCTGTGAAATGAAATCGTTCAATAATTAGAAACGTATTTCATATcgctcata belongs to Bactrocera dorsalis isolate Fly_Bdor chromosome 1, ASM2337382v1, whole genome shotgun sequence and includes:
- the LOC105222885 gene encoding serine/threonine-protein kinase nekl-2, whose protein sequence is MLNRFVTNPEKVISSNLILYVFAMDIGDSSLCPIGILGEGSFGQVFLCRSNSIDHNYVCVKRIVIRKAKSEVRMLMDEIYIISQLKHPSIIRFIRSFVFEGTVNIVMEFASKGTLRDIINANCNRRPAVAKQIFKSFIYEILLGLEYLHIRHIIHKDLKPENILVDNGNNFKIADFGISTIHSSNKQGKGLIGTFLYMAPEIMKGERYEFKSDVWSLGCILYEMCYGLSPFQHAKNVDDLKCLILTSHYKSSINTMSNYYGTEWCCLCKKMLIYNPRKRVSLYNIVTFSAKIAVSYYNNYFKYMYITS